A stretch of the Thermodesulfobacteriota bacterium genome encodes the following:
- a CDS encoding nitrilase-related carbon-nitrogen hydrolase — translation MSVGSAGASFGVGQMADGRILRVGAVQYRPIPGAPEPNLAALEALVLRAAGRGASLVVLPELCTAGLVLGGSACAARWAEPLAGASTARLGRIARAAGVHLAAGLPT, via the coding sequence GTGAGCGTTGGGAGCGCGGGTGCCTCGTTCGGGGTGGGGCAGATGGCCGATGGCCGCATCCTGCGCGTGGGGGCTGTCCAGTACCGCCCCATTCCCGGGGCGCCGGAGCCCAATCTCGCGGCCCTGGAGGCCCTCGTCCTGCGGGCGGCGGGCCGGGGGGCATCCCTCGTGGTGCTGCCCGAGCTGTGCACCGCCGGCCTGGTGCTGGGGGGCTCCGCCTGCGCCGCCCGCTGGGCCGAGCCACTGGCCGGGGCATCCACGGCCCGCCTGGGCCGGATCGCCCGGGCGGCCGGCGTCCACCTGGCCGCGGGGCTCCCCACCC
- a CDS encoding RNA methyltransferase: MPIVTSSANERLRWVRRLAGDRRARRREGLWVAEGVRLAEEVLREGLPVRLWVLEQGWGAGGGREARIREAAERQSAEVLEVGRGLLREVADTETPQGVLVVFEAPERDAKAVLVGEGPAVVLDRIQDPGNLGTIARTAEGAGACGLLLAPGCADPGSPKALRASAGALLRLPAVRVSDPLAVLRKAGRPLYATAGQGGIAYDRAPLAGAFALLLGQEGGGLDPRWREQADLLLTVPMAGRLESLNVAATAAAVLFEAARQRRCTAAPPRERREDR, from the coding sequence GTGCCGATCGTCACCTCCTCCGCCAACGAGCGCCTGCGCTGGGTGCGCCGGCTTGCCGGGGACCGTCGGGCCCGCCGCCGGGAGGGTTTGTGGGTGGCCGAGGGGGTGCGCCTGGCCGAAGAGGTGCTCCGGGAAGGGCTCCCGGTGCGGTTGTGGGTCCTGGAGCAGGGATGGGGGGCCGGGGGAGGGCGGGAGGCCCGCATCCGGGAAGCGGCTGAGCGCCAGAGTGCGGAGGTGCTGGAGGTCGGGCGGGGCCTCCTGCGGGAGGTGGCCGACACCGAGACGCCCCAGGGGGTCCTGGTGGTCTTCGAGGCTCCGGAACGGGACGCGAAGGCGGTGCTCGTCGGGGAGGGGCCGGCCGTGGTCCTCGACCGCATCCAGGACCCGGGAAACCTGGGCACCATCGCTCGCACCGCCGAGGGCGCCGGGGCGTGCGGGCTGCTCCTCGCCCCCGGCTGCGCCGATCCCGGCAGCCCCAAGGCGCTGCGGGCCTCGGCGGGCGCCCTGCTGCGCCTGCCCGCGGTTCGGGTTTCCGATCCCCTAGCCGTGCTCCGGAAGGCAGGCCGGCCCCTTTACGCCACCGCCGGCCAGGGGGGCATCGCCTACGACCGGGCGCCCCTCGCGGGGGCCTTTGCGCTTCTGCTGGGGCAGGAGGGCGGGGGCTTGGACCCCCGGTGGCGGGAGCAGGCCGACCTCCTCCTCACCGTCCCCATGGCGGGCCGGCTCGAGTCCCTCAACGTGGCGGCCACCGCCGCCGCCGTCCTCTTCGAGGCCGCCCGCCAGCGGCGATGCACCGCGGCCCCCCCGCGGGAACGGCGGGAAGACCGGTAG
- a CDS encoding methyl-accepting chemotaxis protein: protein MERTDTVVLRALGRALGFFVALLTLVGGLGLAGLWYQGRALEALVHRSLPRADLLSEVREAVSQVEIGVLRFMGYYEADLSRAEASLERIEEGLRALAASGVPEAQASLSALATLRSHLAAIDESADSKGLDDAFALLRADVRDLDQAVESLLENLRALEAAKGQATLAQSRHVRLTLVAALGAGWFLALGILVYSLRRLKNPFREILAFLGAAAEKDLTGRLPEGADDEFGALARVASRLSETLSGTLRTLLRVAGDIAARGEALGRRAQEARRGSEEQLSRVEAGGRRAREIRANLAPLGELSARLREGAEQAASSVQQILAMTQQVRAEMEGLCERAGGSHRAMDELSLATARVAALAGQVGAAAQGVAAAAVAIDRATETLCSGASEGRRLTEDVVGKAAEGRQSMTQALNGMERIREAVDAAVRSFERLEGELLRVGRVTQVIDDIAGRTNLLSLNAAIIAAQAGERGKAFGVVAAEIRSLAEKTAASTREIRAIVDGVVSGGREAAQAVSEGAVRVADGARQAGDTGQLLGGIHESADRAATRLREIEAAAVGQAREAARVVEEIQQVGQGVAEIVAAVRAQEAQTEAVHGALGEIGQVARQVSMASDEQTKGTEHITHTVVEVSQASERVDDAIGRVAHLLEGLGSDLETLGTSARHELERVSQLEVEGEGLAALAGELHREAAAFRLP, encoded by the coding sequence ATGGAGCGCACCGACACGGTAGTTCTGCGCGCCCTGGGGCGCGCGCTCGGCTTCTTCGTGGCCCTCCTCACCCTGGTGGGGGGGCTCGGCCTGGCCGGGCTCTGGTACCAGGGCCGTGCCCTCGAAGCCCTGGTGCACCGCTCCCTGCCACGCGCCGACCTCCTCTCGGAGGTGCGCGAGGCGGTGAGCCAGGTGGAGATCGGGGTACTCCGGTTCATGGGGTACTACGAGGCGGACCTGTCCCGCGCCGAGGCGAGCCTGGAGCGGATCGAAGAGGGCTTGCGGGCCCTGGCGGCGTCGGGAGTCCCGGAGGCGCAGGCGTCCCTCTCGGCCTTGGCGACGCTGCGGTCCCACCTGGCCGCCATCGACGAGAGCGCGGACTCCAAGGGGCTCGACGACGCGTTTGCCCTCCTGCGTGCCGACGTGCGAGACCTGGACCAGGCGGTCGAATCCCTGCTGGAAAACCTGCGGGCCCTGGAGGCCGCCAAGGGGCAAGCCACCCTGGCTCAGTCCCGGCACGTGCGCCTCACCCTGGTGGCGGCCCTGGGCGCGGGGTGGTTCCTCGCCCTGGGCATCCTCGTCTATTCCCTGCGCCGGCTCAAGAATCCGTTTCGGGAGATCCTGGCCTTCCTGGGGGCGGCCGCCGAAAAGGACCTGACCGGGCGTCTGCCGGAAGGCGCGGACGACGAGTTCGGGGCGCTGGCCCGAGTGGCCTCGCGGCTGAGCGAGACGCTGTCCGGTACCCTGCGCACCCTGCTCCGGGTGGCGGGCGACATCGCGGCGCGGGGCGAAGCCCTGGGAAGGCGGGCTCAGGAGGCCCGGCGCGGCAGCGAGGAGCAGCTGTCCCGGGTGGAGGCGGGAGGCCGGCGGGCCCGGGAGATCCGGGCCAACCTCGCCCCCCTGGGAGAGCTCTCGGCCCGGCTGCGGGAGGGGGCGGAGCAGGCGGCCTCCAGCGTGCAGCAGATCCTGGCCATGACCCAGCAGGTGCGGGCCGAGATGGAGGGACTGTGCGAGCGGGCCGGGGGTTCCCACCGGGCCATGGACGAACTCAGCCTCGCCACCGCCCGGGTCGCGGCCCTGGCGGGGCAGGTGGGCGCCGCCGCCCAGGGGGTAGCGGCGGCGGCCGTGGCCATCGACCGGGCCACCGAGACCCTGTGCTCGGGGGCGAGCGAGGGGCGCCGCCTCACGGAGGACGTGGTGGGGAAGGCGGCCGAGGGCAGGCAATCCATGACCCAGGCGCTCAACGGCATGGAACGCATCCGGGAGGCCGTGGACGCGGCGGTGCGCAGTTTCGAGCGGCTGGAGGGCGAGCTCTTGCGGGTGGGCCGGGTGACCCAGGTCATCGACGACATCGCCGGGCGCACCAATCTCCTATCCCTCAACGCGGCCATCATCGCGGCCCAGGCCGGGGAGCGCGGCAAGGCCTTCGGCGTGGTGGCCGCGGAGATCCGCAGCCTGGCGGAGAAGACCGCCGCCAGCACCCGGGAGATCCGGGCCATCGTGGACGGCGTGGTGTCGGGGGGGCGCGAGGCGGCCCAGGCGGTGTCGGAAGGGGCGGTCCGAGTGGCCGACGGCGCCCGCCAGGCGGGCGACACGGGGCAGCTCCTGGGGGGCATCCACGAGAGCGCCGACCGGGCGGCAACCCGCCTGCGGGAGATCGAGGCGGCCGCCGTGGGCCAGGCCCGGGAGGCGGCCCGGGTGGTGGAGGAGATCCAGCAGGTGGGCCAGGGGGTCGCGGAGATCGTGGCCGCGGTGAGGGCCCAGGAGGCCCAGACCGAGGCTGTCCACGGTGCCCTGGGAGAGATCGGCCAGGTGGCCCGGCAGGTCTCCATGGCCTCCGACGAGCAGACCAAGGGCACCGAGCACATCACCCACACCGTGGTCGAGGTGAGCCAGGCCAGCGAGCGGGTGGACGACGCCATCGGCCGGGTCGCGCACCTGCTGGAGGGCCTCGGCAGCGACCTGGAGACCCTGGGAACGAGCGCCCGGCACGAGCTGGAGCGGGTCTCCCAGCTCGAGGTCGAGGGGGAGGGCCTGGCGGCCCTGGCGGGCGAGCTCCACCGTGAGGCGGCGGCCTTTCGCCTGCCCTAG
- a CDS encoding ethylbenzene dehydrogenase-related protein, producing MRMAPTLLLLACAPALAAGEPASVLRARVADRAPLVDGVVDEVWSRAEPIVVRVEPITDDVGARYGGFEPKRRSPPVDVTLRALVHGATFYLLARWPDPTESAVRAPWIWDSASQTYVTGPGNEDRFALLLPMGASRPTDCMVSGVTFVGDLWYWKAARSNPAGYADDQTLRLGLREFRGADVLHGPEGKTSYGKRFNDAGNSCVAERTEPPARFAGDVVPRYVPQEPSGSRGDIRARGVWADGHWTLEMARALDTGDPEGDRALARGDRLEAAVAVFDDVGDYYHSSSALFTLVIE from the coding sequence ATGCGGATGGCTCCCACCCTTTTGTTGCTCGCCTGTGCCCCGGCCCTGGCCGCGGGGGAGCCGGCATCCGTGCTCCGGGCCCGGGTCGCGGACCGGGCTCCTCTGGTGGACGGGGTGGTGGACGAGGTGTGGTCCCGGGCCGAGCCCATCGTCGTACGCGTCGAACCCATCACCGACGACGTGGGGGCCCGCTACGGGGGCTTTGAGCCCAAGCGTCGCTCTCCCCCCGTGGACGTGACCCTTCGGGCGCTCGTCCACGGGGCGACCTTCTACCTCCTGGCCCGCTGGCCGGACCCGACCGAGAGCGCAGTGCGCGCCCCCTGGATCTGGGACTCGGCCTCCCAGACCTACGTGACGGGCCCGGGCAACGAAGACCGGTTTGCCCTCCTCTTGCCCATGGGGGCGTCCAGGCCCACGGACTGCATGGTGAGCGGCGTTACCTTCGTGGGGGACCTCTGGTACTGGAAGGCCGCCCGTTCCAACCCGGCGGGGTACGCCGACGACCAGACGCTGCGGCTGGGTTTGCGTGAATTCCGGGGGGCGGACGTGCTCCACGGCCCTGAGGGCAAGACCAGTTACGGCAAGCGGTTCAACGACGCGGGGAATTCCTGCGTGGCCGAGCGCACCGAGCCCCCGGCCCGCTTCGCGGGCGACGTGGTGCCTCGCTACGTTCCCCAGGAGCCCTCGGGGAGCCGGGGCGACATCCGGGCCCGGGGCGTGTGGGCCGACGGCCACTGGACCCTGGAGATGGCCCGGGCGCTGGACACGGGAGACCCGGAGGGGGACCGGGCCCTGGCCCGTGGGGACCGGCTGGAGGCCGCCGTTGCGGTCTTCGACGACGTGGGAGACTACTACCACTCCTCTTCGGCTCTGTTCACCCTGGTCATCGAGTAG
- a CDS encoding DUF2905 family protein, with protein sequence MTTLGKLLVVAGLALAALGGLFLLAARLPFFGRLPGDITVERPGFTVSFPLGTSLLLSLVLSLVLSLLFWLFRR encoded by the coding sequence GTGACGACCCTGGGCAAGCTCCTGGTGGTCGCCGGCCTGGCCCTGGCGGCCCTGGGGGGGCTGTTCCTCCTGGCGGCGCGCCTGCCGTTTTTCGGCCGGCTGCCCGGCGACATCACCGTGGAGCGGCCGGGCTTTACCGTTTCCTTCCCCCTGGGGACCTCGCTTCTCCTCTCCCTGGTCCTGTCCCTGGTCCTCTCCCTCCTCTTCTGGCTCTTCCGGCGCTAG
- a CDS encoding epoxyqueuosine reductase QueH, whose protein sequence is MKLLLHTCCGPCTIVPLRRLRAEGAEVLGVYANPNIHPFTEWDRRRAALEELGRVEDLGLLPHPEYDPGEWLRAVAFREGERCRVCLHLRLRHAALLARRGRFEAFTTTLLYSRRQKHDLIRELGEAVGREAGVSFLYRDWRDGWGEGIEASKALGLYRQAYCGCLYSEVERFAPARPRGREARP, encoded by the coding sequence ATGAAGCTCCTCCTGCATACCTGCTGCGGCCCCTGTACCATCGTGCCCTTGCGCCGGCTGCGCGCCGAGGGGGCCGAGGTGCTCGGGGTCTACGCCAACCCCAACATCCACCCGTTTACCGAGTGGGACCGCCGCCGCGCGGCCCTGGAGGAGCTGGGCCGCGTCGAGGACCTGGGGCTCCTGCCCCACCCGGAGTACGACCCCGGGGAGTGGCTGCGGGCCGTGGCGTTTCGCGAGGGGGAGCGCTGCCGGGTCTGCTTGCACCTTCGCCTGCGGCACGCGGCGCTCCTGGCGCGCCGGGGGCGGTTCGAGGCGTTCACCACCACCCTGCTCTACAGCCGCCGCCAGAAGCACGACCTGATCCGGGAGCTCGGGGAAGCGGTGGGGCGCGAGGCCGGCGTCTCCTTTCTGTATCGGGACTGGCGCGACGGCTGGGGCGAGGGGATCGAGGCCTCCAAGGCCCTCGGCCTCTACCGCCAGGCCTACTGCGGGTGTCTGTACAGCGAGGTGGAGCGCTTCGCCCCCGCCCGCCCCAGGGGGCGGGAAGCCCGGCCGTGA
- a CDS encoding HD domain-containing phosphohydrolase: protein MPHRRQAPPPQRGRDLCHVAFRQTLDLLQVTDEALEELCHPSPRLPDLDGLVVHALNEMASAGGEGGTRVPSHVFVVHGQPPILTGTVYAVGTHAYGPAVGPFELEARHSYAYSAASETVLVSNVDEENLGADEYQGRFHPTVREAVGAPIRNFVTYRIAGDRPGAIIAFNYPGRATRYEGQVLSALAITLGSVWTLSSRVAQVEEGFLYLVGALARASEVNDEVTGDHILRVSRYAETLALAAGYGPDEAKIIAYSSQLHDVGKIHTPRELLQKPGPLSPEEVGPMRQHALQGEKIIGSSPRLAVARRIAGAHHENWDGSGYPRGLAGEAIPREARLCKIVDVYDALRSDRPYKPALSHEESCRILLEGDSRTRPDRHFDPELLRTFRRIHADFQRIHAEIQPWG, encoded by the coding sequence ATGCCCCACCGCCGCCAGGCTCCGCCGCCCCAGCGGGGGCGAGACCTCTGCCACGTGGCGTTTCGCCAGACCCTGGACCTGCTCCAGGTGACCGACGAGGCCCTGGAGGAGCTCTGCCACCCGTCGCCCCGCCTGCCCGACCTGGACGGGCTCGTGGTCCACGCCCTCAACGAGATGGCCAGCGCCGGGGGCGAAGGGGGCACCCGCGTCCCTTCCCACGTCTTCGTGGTCCACGGGCAGCCCCCCATTCTCACGGGCACCGTGTACGCCGTGGGCACCCACGCCTACGGCCCCGCGGTGGGCCCCTTCGAGCTCGAGGCCAGGCACTCCTACGCCTACTCGGCCGCCTCCGAGACGGTGCTCGTCTCCAACGTGGACGAGGAGAATTTGGGCGCCGACGAGTACCAGGGCCGCTTCCACCCCACGGTGCGGGAGGCCGTGGGGGCGCCCATCCGAAATTTCGTCACCTACCGCATCGCGGGGGACCGGCCCGGGGCCATCATCGCCTTCAACTACCCCGGCCGGGCCACCCGCTACGAGGGGCAGGTGCTCTCGGCCCTGGCCATCACCCTGGGCTCGGTGTGGACCCTCTCCTCCCGGGTCGCCCAGGTGGAAGAGGGCTTCCTCTACCTGGTAGGGGCCCTCGCCCGAGCCAGCGAGGTGAACGACGAGGTCACCGGCGACCACATCCTGCGGGTGAGCCGCTACGCCGAGACCCTGGCCCTGGCCGCCGGGTACGGACCCGACGAAGCGAAGATCATCGCCTACTCCTCCCAGCTCCACGACGTGGGAAAGATCCACACGCCGCGGGAGCTCCTCCAGAAGCCCGGTCCGCTGTCCCCCGAGGAGGTGGGGCCCATGCGCCAGCACGCGCTCCAGGGCGAGAAGATCATCGGCAGCTCCCCGCGCCTGGCGGTGGCCCGCCGCATCGCGGGCGCCCACCACGAGAACTGGGACGGCTCGGGCTACCCCCGGGGGCTGGCGGGGGAGGCCATTCCCCGGGAAGCGAGGCTGTGCAAGATCGTGGACGTCTACGACGCCCTTCGCTCCGACCGGCCCTACAAGCCTGCCCTCTCCCACGAGGAGAGCTGCCGGATCCTCCTCGAGGGGGACTCCCGCACCCGGCCGGACCGGCACTTCGACCCCGAGCTCCTGCGCACCTTTCGGCGCATCCATGCCGACTTCCAGCGCATCCACGCCGAGATCCAGCCCTGGGGGTGA
- a CDS encoding ATP-binding protein, whose protein sequence is MSPGPQGSRGSSRVAGRLAQVLREHREELGAEFVRRLQEGVGPHYSTRPREELAQTSGRALDGYLEALGRGDWGVMETFVQEIAEKRFPQRFPLSEVQRAFGVFRDLARPLVTAAFQGPELELALHLVDEAVDEAIHRFSDTYQELHLEEIRRTSGELAEAHRLLRSQYDEVADAAKFKSQFFANMSHELRSPLNSIIGYTELLLDGVDGPVSGEQAGDLQRILAASRYLLKLINNILDMTRIEAGRMEVEVQTFDVSDLVAEALDTVTPLAYRKRLDLRTELEDAPQTFCSDREKLKQILINILANAVKFTDEGSVVCSVRREGGRLRVEVRDTGIGIAAEDKKRIFAKFFQADPSHAREHRGTGLGLPLCRMLVELLGGELEVESEPGAGSRFSFWVPEAAAAPARPAAAQGQPRVLVIEDDPSALELIQKVLESAGMQAVPARDGVEGLRLARQVQPAAITLDLLMPRVDGWEVLRELKADPATRAVPVVILSCMDRKEAGLRAGADAFLVKPLDRGELLGALRRLVATAGGPRGADGPA, encoded by the coding sequence TTGAGCCCCGGGCCCCAGGGGTCCCGAGGGTCGTCCCGGGTGGCGGGCCGGCTCGCGCAGGTGCTCCGGGAGCACCGGGAGGAGTTGGGCGCCGAGTTCGTGCGCCGCCTCCAGGAGGGCGTGGGTCCCCACTACAGCACTCGGCCCCGGGAGGAGCTGGCCCAGACCTCGGGCCGGGCACTGGACGGGTACCTGGAGGCCCTCGGCCGGGGCGACTGGGGCGTCATGGAGACCTTCGTCCAGGAGATCGCCGAAAAGCGGTTTCCCCAGCGTTTTCCCCTCTCGGAGGTGCAGCGGGCGTTCGGGGTGTTCCGCGACCTGGCGCGTCCCCTGGTGACCGCGGCCTTCCAGGGGCCGGAGCTCGAGCTGGCCCTTCACCTGGTGGACGAGGCCGTGGACGAGGCGATTCACCGCTTCAGCGACACCTACCAGGAGCTGCACCTGGAGGAGATCCGGCGCACCTCGGGCGAGCTGGCCGAGGCCCATCGCCTGCTGCGCAGCCAGTACGACGAGGTGGCCGACGCGGCGAAGTTCAAGAGCCAGTTCTTCGCCAACATGAGCCACGAGCTGCGCAGCCCGCTCAACTCGATCATCGGCTATACGGAGCTCCTTCTGGACGGGGTGGACGGGCCCGTGAGCGGCGAGCAGGCCGGGGACCTCCAGCGCATCCTGGCCGCCTCCCGGTACCTGCTCAAGCTCATCAACAACATCCTCGACATGACCCGGATCGAGGCGGGGCGCATGGAGGTGGAGGTGCAGACCTTCGACGTGTCGGACCTCGTTGCCGAGGCCCTCGACACCGTCACCCCCCTTGCCTACCGGAAGCGGCTGGACCTGCGCACCGAGCTCGAGGACGCGCCCCAGACCTTTTGCTCGGACCGGGAGAAGCTCAAGCAGATCCTGATCAACATCCTGGCCAACGCGGTGAAGTTCACCGACGAGGGCTCGGTGGTGTGCTCCGTGCGCCGGGAGGGGGGCCGGCTGCGGGTGGAGGTGCGCGACACGGGCATCGGCATTGCTGCGGAGGACAAGAAGCGGATCTTCGCGAAGTTCTTCCAGGCCGATCCCTCCCACGCCCGGGAGCACCGGGGGACGGGGCTCGGGCTTCCCCTGTGCCGCATGCTCGTGGAGCTCCTGGGCGGCGAGCTCGAGGTGGAGAGCGAGCCCGGCGCGGGGAGCCGGTTCTCCTTCTGGGTGCCCGAGGCCGCCGCCGCACCCGCGCGCCCGGCCGCGGCGCAGGGGCAGCCCCGGGTGCTCGTCATCGAGGACGACCCTTCGGCCCTGGAGCTCATCCAGAAGGTGCTGGAGTCGGCGGGGATGCAGGCCGTTCCCGCCCGGGACGGCGTCGAGGGCCTGCGGCTCGCCCGGCAGGTGCAGCCCGCAGCCATCACCCTGGACCTGCTCATGCCCCGGGTGGACGGGTGGGAGGTGCTGCGGGAGCTCAAGGCGGACCCCGCCACCCGGGCCGTCCCGGTCGTCATCCTCTCCTGCATGGATCGCAAAGAAGCGGGACTGCGGGCGGGGGCCGACGCCTTCCTCGTCAAGCCCCTGGACCGGGGCGAGCTCCTGGGGGCCCTGCGGCGCCTGGTGGCCACCGCGGGTGGCCCGAGGGGGGCGGATGGGCCGGCGTGA
- a CDS encoding RNA methyltransferase, with amino-acid sequence MERAEEILRAAVRPRRWAKIEAVLHQRLGAVRAVVENLHHPHNASAVLRTCEALGIQHVHAVETAEDFTFSRRITLGAHKWLTLHRHETFADCAAELRAAGFCLYAAMLDPEAKPLEELPIQEPLALVFGNEKQGVSAAARAACDGAFIIPMTGFAQSLNISVAAAVSLYSVARRARLERADGGLLDAAERARLLETWLPKSVACGSRVVRALRK; translated from the coding sequence ATGGAACGAGCCGAGGAGATCCTTCGCGCGGCGGTGCGGCCCCGGCGCTGGGCCAAGATCGAGGCGGTGCTCCACCAGCGGCTCGGCGCCGTGCGGGCGGTGGTGGAGAACCTGCACCATCCCCACAACGCCAGCGCGGTGCTGCGCACCTGCGAGGCCCTGGGCATCCAGCACGTCCACGCGGTGGAGACCGCCGAGGACTTCACCTTCAGCCGGCGGATCACCCTGGGGGCCCACAAGTGGCTGACCCTGCACCGCCACGAGACCTTCGCCGATTGCGCCGCCGAGCTCCGGGCCGCGGGATTTTGCCTGTACGCCGCCATGCTCGACCCGGAGGCCAAGCCCCTGGAGGAGCTGCCGATCCAGGAGCCCCTGGCGCTGGTCTTCGGCAACGAGAAGCAGGGGGTGAGCGCCGCCGCCCGCGCCGCGTGCGACGGGGCCTTCATCATCCCCATGACGGGCTTCGCCCAGAGCCTCAACATCTCGGTTGCGGCTGCCGTGAGCCTTTACAGCGTGGCGCGCCGGGCCCGGCTCGAGCGCGCGGACGGCGGACTCCTGGACGCGGCCGAGCGGGCCCGCCTGCTGGAGACGTGGCTGCCCAAGAGCGTGGCCTGCGGTTCCCGGGTGGTGCGGGCCCTCAGGAAGTGA